Proteins co-encoded in one Neofelis nebulosa isolate mNeoNeb1 chromosome 2, mNeoNeb1.pri, whole genome shotgun sequence genomic window:
- the GPR153 gene encoding probable G-protein coupled receptor 153, translating to MSDERRLPGSAVGWLACGGLSLLANAWGILSVGAKQKKWKPLEFLLCTLAATHMLNVAVPITTYAVVQLRRQRPDYEWNEGLCKVFVSTFYTLTLATCFSVTSLSYHRMWMVRWPVNYRLSNAKKQAVHTVMGIWMVSFILSALPAVGWHDTTERFYTHGCRFIVAEIGLGFGVCFLLLVGGSVAMGVVCTAIALFQTLAVQVGPRAGRRAFTVPTIVVEDAQGKRRSSIDGSEPAKTSLQITGLVATIVIIYDCLMGFPVLVVSFSSLRADASAPWMALCVLWCSVAQALLLPAFLWACDRYRADLKAVWEKCVALMANDEDSDNDTSLEGGIPPDLVLEHSLDYSYGGDFVALDRMAKYELSALEGGLPQFYPLRPLQEDKTQYLQVPPTRRFSHDDAEVWAAVPLPAFLPRWGSGEDLAALVLPSGSDRRRGSLLAFAEDAPPFRPRRRSAESLLSLRPPAPDGGPRRARDSPPGSPRLRPGPGARSASASLLPDAFALTAFESEPQALRRPPAPQGPLLDGAQPGQDAAPPGGGGAQRSPGPRPAVHARAGPLRTGLSASWGEPGGLRAAGGGGDGSTSSFLSSPSESSGYVTLHSDSLGSAS from the exons ATGAGTGATGAGCGGCGGCTGCCTGGCAGTGCGGTGGGCTGGCTGGCATGCGGAGGCCTCTCCCTGCTGGCCAATGCCTGGGGCATCCTGAGTGTGGGTGCCAAGCAGAAGAAGTGGAAGCCGCTGGAGTTTCTGCTGTGCACGCTCGCGGCCACCCACATGCTCAACGTCGCGGTGCCCATCACCACGTACGCCGTGGTGCAGCTGCGGCGGCAGCGCCCCGACTACGAGTGGAACGAGGGCCTCTGCAAGGTCTTTGTCTCCACCTTCTACACCCTCACCCTGGCCACGTGCTTCTCCGTCACCTCCCTCTCCTACCACCGCATGTGGATGGTCCGCTGGCCGGTCAACTACCG gctgAGCAACGCCAAGAAACAGGCAGTGCATACGGTCATGGGCATCTGGATGGTGTCCTTCATCCTGTCAGCCCTGCCTGCCGTCGGCTGGCACGACACGACTGAGCGCTTCTATACCCACGGCTGCCGCTTCATCGTGGCAGAGATCGGCCTGGGCTTCGGCGTCTGTTTCCTGCTGTTGGTGGGCGGCAGTGTGGCCATGGGTGTGGTCTGCACAGCCATCGCCCTCTTCCAGACACTGGCTGTGCAGGTGGGGCCGCGGGCCGGCCGCCGCGCCTTCACCGTGCCCACCATCGTGGTGGAGGACGCCCAGGGCAAGCGCCGCTCCTCCATCGACGGCTCTGAGCCCGCCAAAACCTCGCTGCAGATCACGGGCCTGGTGGCCACCATCGTCATCATCTACGACTGCCTCATGGGCTTCCCCGTGCTG GTGGTGAGCTTCAGCAGCCTTCGGGCGGACGCCTCGGCGCCCTGGATGGCACTGTGTGTGCTGTGGTGCTCCGTGGCCCAGGCGCTCCTGCTGCCCGCGTTCCTCTGGGCCTGCGACCGTTACCGCGCCGACCTCAAGGCCGTCTGGGAGAAGTGCGTGGCCCTCATGGCTAACGACGAGGACTCAGACAATG ATACCAGCCTGGAGGGTGGCATCCCCCCGGACCTGGTGCTGGAGCACTCTCTCGACTACAGCTATGGAGGTGACTTTGTGGCCCTGGACAGGATGGCTAAGTATGAGCTCTCTGCCCTGGAGGGGGGCCTGCCCCAGTTCTACCCGCTGCGGCCCTTGCAGGAGGACAAGACACAGTACCTGCAG GTCCCGCCCACGCGACGCTTCTCCCACGACGACGCCGAAGTGTGGGCCGCCGTCCCGCTGCCCGCCTTCCTGCCGCGCTGGGGCTCGGGCGAGGACCTGGCCGCCCTGGTGCTGCCCTCTGGGTCTGACCGGCGCCGCGGCAGCCTGCTGGCCTTCGCGGAGGACGCGCCCCCGTTCCGCCCGCGCCGCCGCTCGGCCGAGAGCCTGCTGTCGctgcgcccccccgcccccgacggCGGCCCGCGCCGCGCCCGCGACTCGCCCCCCGGCAGCCCGCGCCTCCGCCCCGGGCCCGGCGCCCGCTCCGCCTCGGCCTCGCTGCTGCCCGACGCCTTCGCGCTGACCGCCTTCGAGAGCGAGCCGCAGGCCCtgcgccgcccgcccgccccgcagGGGCCCCTCCTCGACGGCGCCCAGCCCGGCCAAGACGCGGCGCCccctggcggcggcggcgcgcaGCGGAGCCCCGGGCCGCGCCCGGCCGTGCACGCGCGCGCGGGGCCCCTGCGGACCGGCCTGAGCGCGTCGTGGGGCGAGCCCGGGGGCCTGCGCgcggcggggggcggcggcgaCGGCAGCACCAGCAGCTTCCTGAGCTCGCCCTCCGAGTCCTCGGGCTACGTCACGCTGCACTCGGACTCGCTGGGCTCCGCGTCCTAG
- the HES3 gene encoding transcription factor HES-3 produces the protein MDLPQWVPPQNAWRQGTASTRSRYDNMGTKPGTQGSSGGQAGGFRKISKPLMEKKRRARINVSLEQLKSLLEKHYSHQIRKRKLEKADILELSVKYMKSLQNSAQGLWRVPSGAEFPSGFRSCLPGVSQLLGRGEDGGGGLRCPLALERAGGSTMDSASPSPEAPAPLGPCVPAIWAPAPAIGGSRSQPPRLLFPGGLPGPSSSVPGPQPAPRRCAESPGPGLGVWRPW, from the exons ATGGACCTTCCTCAGTGGGTGCCCCCTCAGAATGCTTGGAGGCAAGGGACGGCAAGCACTAG GAGCAGATACGACAACATGGGCACCAAGCCTGGGACCCAGGGCAGCTCCGGTGGCCAAGCCGGCGGCTTCCGCAAG ATCTCCAAGCCACTGATGGAGAAGAAGCGACGGGCACGCATCAATGTATCGCTGGAGCAGCTGAAGTCGTTGCTGGAAAAACACTACTCCCACCAG ATCCGGAAACGCAAGTTGGAGAAGGCGGATATCCTGGAGCTGAGCGTCAAGTACATGAAAAGCCTTCAGAACTCGGCTCAAG ggctcTGGCGGGTCCCCAGCGGAGCCGAGTTCCCGTCTGGCTTCCGCAGCTGTCTGCCGGGAGTCAGCCAGCTTCTGGGGCGCGGAGAGGACGGCGGCGGCGGCCTGCGCTGCCCCCTGGCGCTTGAGCGCGCAGGTGGCAGCACCATGGACAGCGCCAGCCCGAGCCCGGAGGCGCCCGCGCCGCTTGGCCCCTGCGTCCCCGCCATTTGGGCCCCTGCTCCAGCCATCGGCGGCTCGAGGTCCCAGCCACCCCGGCTCCTCTTCCCTGGAGGTCTCCCCGGCCCGTCCTCCAGCGTCCCGGGGCCGCAGCCGGCCCCTCGCCGCTGCGCCGAGAGCCCGGGGCCGGGTCTGGGGGTTTGGCGGCCCTGGTGA
- the ICMT gene encoding protein-S-isoprenylcysteine O-methyltransferase yields the protein MAGCAARAPPGSEARLSLATFLLGASVLALPLLTRAGLQGRTGLALYVAGLNALLLLLYRPPRYQIAIRACFLGFVFGCGMLLSFSQSSWSHFGWYMCSLSLFHYSEYLVTAVNNPKSLSLDSFLLNHSLEYTVAALSSWIEFTLENIFWPELKQITWLSALGLLMVVFGECLRKAAMFTAGSNFNHVVQNEKSETHTLVTSGVYAWFRHPSYVGWFYWSIGTQVMLCNPICGVGYALTVWRFFRDRTEEEEISLIHFFGDEYLEYKKRVPTGLPFIKGVKVEL from the exons ATGGCGGGCTGCGCGGCGCGGGCTCCGCCGGGCTCCGAGGCGCGCCTCAGCCTGGCCACCTTCCTGCTGGGCGCCTCGGTGCTCGCGCTGCCGCTGCTCACGCGCGCCGGCCTGCAGGGCCGCACCGGGCTGGCGCTCTACGTGGCTGGGCTCAacgcgctgctgctgctgctctacCGGCCGCCGCGCTACCAG ATAGCCATCCGAGCTTGCTTCCTTGGCTTCGTGTTCGGCTGCGGCATGTTGCTAAGTTTTAGCCAGTCTTCTTGGAGTCACTTTGGCTG gtatATGTGCTCCTTGTCACTATTCCATTATTCTGAATATTTGGTCACAGCAGTCAATAACCCCAAAAGTCTGtctttggattcctttctcctgAATCACAGTCTGGAGTACACAGTAGCTGCTCTTTCTTCTTGGATAGAGTTCACACTCGAAAATATCTTTTGGCCAG AACTGAAGCAGATCACCTGGCTCAGTGCCTTGGGGTTGCTGATGGTGGTCTTTGGAGAATGTCTGAGGAAAGCGGCCATGTTCACAGCTGGTTCCAATTTCAATCACGTGGTGCAGAATGAAAAATCAGAGACTCATACCCTGGTGACAAGCGGAGTGTATGCTTGGTTTCGGCATCCTTCTTATGTTGGGTGGTTTTACTGGAGCATTGGAACCCAG GTGATGCTGTGCAACCCCATCTGTGGCGTTGGCTACGCTCTGACGGTGTGGCGATTCTTCCGAGATCGGACAGAAGAAGAGGAGATCTCATTAATTCACTTTTTTGGAGACGAGTACCTGGAGTATAAGAAGCGGGTGCCCACAGGCCTGCCTTTTATAAAAGGGGTCAAGGTGGAGCTATAA